The following are encoded together in the Tripterygium wilfordii isolate XIE 37 chromosome 18, ASM1340144v1, whole genome shotgun sequence genome:
- the LOC119984836 gene encoding transcription factor SPEECHLESS-like yields the protein MGDSFSDFFDDPELAEDDLLSIFESLESFEQFPPVTPSEDNNGEVGRLVSQKSNSSFQESESELESWPKSKRQKVASNGVASSDQEGNQDGQQRMSHITVERNRRKQMNEHLSILRSLMPCFYVKRGDQASIIGGVVDYINELQQILQSLEAKKQRKVYSEVLSPRIVSSPRVLSPLSPRKPPLSPRLNLPISPRTPTPTSPYRPRLQPPPAAAAGFNLSPSPTASSSSSSIENELVANSKSAIADVEVKFSGPNLVLKTVSPRIPGQAVKIISALEDLSLEILHVNVNTVDETLLNSFTIKIGIECQLSAEELAQQIQQTFC from the exons ATGGGTGACAGCTTCTCCGATTTCTTTGACGACCCAGAACTTGCCGAAGATGATTTGCTGAGTATCTTCGAGAGTTTAgaaagttttgagcaatttcctCCGGTGACACCCTCTGAAGACAACAATGGAGAGGTGGGTAGATTGGTGTCGCAGAAGTCCAATTCTTCGTTTCAAGAATCGGAGAGTGAGCTCGAAAGTTGGCCGAAAAGCAAGAGACAGAAAGTTGCAAGTAATGGAGTAGCTTCTTCGGACCAAGAAGGAAACCAAGATGGACAACAAAGGATGTCTCATATAACCGTGGAGCGTAACAGAAGAAAGCAAATGAACGAGCACTTGTCGATTTTAAGGTCACTCATGCCTTGTTTTTATGTGAAAAGA GGAGATCAAGCATCGATAATTGGAGGAGTTGTTGACTACATCAATGAGTTGCAACAAATTCTACAGTCACTTGAGGCCAAGAAGCAAAGAAAGGTTTACAGTGAAGTTCTAAGCCCTAGAATTGTTTCAAGTCCAAGAGTTCTCTCACCACTTAGCCCTAGAAAACCACCATTAAGTCCAAGACTTAACCTTCCAATAAGCCCAAGAACCCCAACACCCACCAGCCCATACAGGCCTAGGTTGCAACCACcgccagcagcagcagcaggttttAACCTTTCACCATCTCCAActgcttcttcttcatcttcctccaTTGAAAATGAACTAGTTGCAAATTCCAAGTCTGCCATTGCTGATGTGGAGGTGAAGTTCTCTGGACCTAACCTTGTGTTGAAGACTGTCTCTCCTAGGATTCCTGGTCAAGCTGTCAAGATAATCTCAGCCCTTGAAGATCTCTCACTTGAAATCCTACATGTCAACGTTAACACTGTTGATGAAACCCTGCTTAACTCTTTCACTATCAAG ATTGGAATTGAATGCCAACTTAGTGCAGAGGAGCTTGCACAACAAATCCAGCAGACATTCTGCTAA